GAGTTTCAAGATAGTCTGTATCTTGTGCGCAAGCGAGCAGAAATCATGGCCGAATGTTCGCGGAGAGCAAGCGCAGAACATGGAGGTGAATATGGGATGGTAGCTTTGGTTACGGAACCTGATCACCTCTCTTCTTTAATCGAAGCTATACACGAATTTTTAGGTCATAATTCTGCGGGTTCAAAGTCTGAAAGTGCGGAGGTTCCTCCTATTCAACAGGTGCTGATTGCGAACATGAACAGCAAGAATCAGATTGTTTTGAGCGGGAACATTGGGAGGGTAAAGGAATTATTGACACATTTAAGACAATTTGGAGGGCATGATCCTAGGGCTGTTAGGTTAAAGAGTGACAGTCCTTTTCATAGTCCATTGATGAGGCCTGCGGCGAAGTCTATGATGAAGTTATTGGAGGGGAAGAGTAAGgtgaagggaaaagaagacaAGGACTTATTGATGTTCCCTGGAACAATGGCTTGCATAAGTAATGTTAGTGCAAGGCCGTTTCACAGtaaagaggaattgaaggattTGTGGTCGAGAAGTTGTGTTGAGACTGTCAGATGGTGGGATTCAATCAAGTACTTGGACCAGGAGAAGAAAGTTCGGAGGTGGATTGGTATTGGACCAGGGAAAGTTGGGAGAAATTTGGTGGGCAAAGAAGTTGGGATGAGGGGAATGGATACCTTAAAGGGGGGTGGAGTCTGGGGTATTAGTGACCCGAAAGAGATTGAGGAGGCTTTGAAAGCTTTGGATGAGACGGAATCCCTTGGTGTAGAGGAATTGAAGTGATTAGCTGCTTGCAATCcagatttctttcttctccggGGGATTCACTAGGGGAAGAGACTAAACCGTACTTAATCTGTAGGaggaaagaattggaagGACACAAGAAAGTAATGGCGTGGAGGTGTTTCTCTGATTTGAATGAGTGCATCTTGGAATAAAAGGTCTCATGACGAGGCTACGAGGCTGGTTTGAATGTATAATACCCAGTAAAAGTACTGTtatgaataattaaatattgacAAAATTCATTCAAGATCTCCTCGTAAATCGAAGCCCTATGCTCAAAATTTCAGCAGTCAATATATGTTGAAGTTCGTCGATCTAAATGTTTCTTGCCTCACTGTCGCGCGGACCGCAGCCTTGCGAGTTCTCGGCAAACTACAATTGCATATCGCATTAAATCGCATCGCATTACAACTTCACTCCCTAGAACCTATCAAATCACCCACGCTCTTTATTAAATCGACAGATACACAGTGAAGAATCGCATAAGTTCAATTATGACAACCATTCCTTCGATAGCCTGTCTGGGCGTCATAGGCAAGAATGTACGTTGTCCAGTCCTCCTCTGTCTATCCTCCTCCCTGTCCCATCTTTCTCGAAATTTCACATGTGAATTATAATTAACCAACACATTTAGAACAATCCCCTtcatatctccatcttcccacCTCACTCACCACCCTATCCAACATCCTCCTCTGCCTCCGCCCCCACCAAAGCCACACCCGTCGTTCACGAATCCCTCCGTACACCTCTCCAATACTCGCTTCTGCTAAGCTCCACGCTCGATATATTTGATTCGCGGAGTCGCATTTCGGGGAGCAATTTAACgggggatttgggattaCTATATGCGGTCGATGAGAGGTTGGCGGCGTATGGGTTTGAGACGAATACGGGGGTTAGGTTTGTGGTTTTTGTGGATGGGAGGGGGAGGGCTGTGAGGAATATGGGAGGGAATGGCGGGGGAAATGGCGGGAATGGGAATGCAGAGGGTGGTGTTGCGGGAGCGGGGGTGAGGGAGGGGGATATTCGGAGTGTGAGTTTTGAGTTTTGTTTTCTAGCCGATTGACAGGGGGAAGGAGAGGATAGGAGAGAGATGCTGAaagagaggggggagagaaaGGATTGGAGAGAGAATGCTAATAGTGgaaatagatattcaaagCGATGCAAGCAGCATATATCCGACTCCTGCAAAATCCATTCTACGATCCAGATGAACATTGTCCAGTTAATGGGAAGGGtgggaagaagattgttAGTAGGAAGTTTGTGGAGGATATGAGGAGGATTGGAGAGGGTTGGGTACCGGGAAGTGTTTGATCGTTGTTCGCGTAATCGGGGAGGTTTCGGGGTATTGAATAGGGGCGGAGAACATGCTGTCGATAATAtgcacacacgcacacagACAGAGGTGGAGGGAGCGAGGAAGATAATTGCATAGGAGCAAACTTTGGAGTCGGGAGCCTTTTACACGGAGACGGTTAGCATGGATGGAGTTTGGGAATTATTGTGAGTATTGCTAGCTGGCTTGAATCGATACTCTATGAACATCACGGTTTTTGCTTATGAATATTTGCTTCGAGGTCATGGATGACAGACACCCCTCTAAATTCATTGTGCAATAGAGATGATATCCTTATGAAGCGAAGCAAGCGCTTGAGCTTTTGCATTTACGTATTTCTATAATTCTGAGCGAAGCCTGGATGAACTTAGAGATTCAGTGGTTTTCCAGATGTTTGAGGAAAGATCAGTAGAGTAATTTCCTGGTGTATCTCGGATATTTGGACCCATCGTCGTCTGGCATACAGGAAACCGGAAATCCTATTGTGGTATTGTGCATCTACCTATTTCTATTAGAAGTTGAGTCTTTGCAATGAGGACAGAATGTATATAACATAAATGCAACAAGATGTATAGCTGCCAAACCCGAAGCGggaaatatatacatactttATAATTCGCATTGTGCCGTTTCAACTCACAGAGAAGCGGAGGTTGGCATGCGTGAGTTTGAGCTGACATCGTGATGTTATTCTCTacccctctttcttttcacatatattattaatgtGTAGTAGAGGGCTCACAAATCTTCTTTAACTGCGTTGTTGTGAATGAACATAAGCGGAGTCTAGATCCTGTCGAAACACTTCTGGTCTGGATACAGCAATAGTGAGGACGAGCGAGTGGTGATATTGGATGGAACCAcaaggggaagaggggatGCGTGTTTAGAGGAACAATCGTGCGGAGATGAGAGATTTTAATTTCTTCGAAATGCACAAATGATGTTTGGTTGGTGTTGGGGATTGGAGGtgggagtggaagtggagaggaaggatatGGCTGGAATTACAACAGGAAAGaggtaatgtaatgtaatgtaatgggGCCTCTGCGATGATTTTGGAGTTGGCGATCAGTGGACATTTACTGATATCCCtattgcttctttctttcttccaatcgTCTTGGATGATTCTGAAACTTGATGTTTTGCACTCACGACATGGTACAGGGTGACTTGTTGACTGCAGACGCTAGACGCAGCGCTTAAAAATGTGGCTGGCTAGGTATGGTTATTGCGTTCTGGATTGATGCGATATCTATTACGTTTTGTGTTATTTCCTGCGGTGCTTGAGAGTTGGATTGAGGCTTGAGATACTCGATAGAGATGAGACTcgggggggggagggaatTCTCGGGAAATATACCTACGGTAGCCATGGAGATGAGAGTGCTCACAAGTAAGATAATCCAAGTATCTGTTGGTGCTATTTCATATTTTAGGACTCTGCATAGATCCTCTTATAGTAAGACTGCAAATAGGCAAATTCTTGTATGAAACTGAAAATAGTACGTCATGTCTAATATGTGACTTGAGTCttagatgtatgtatggttCTGTGAAGTTGAAATGGAATCAGGAGCTAGAGCAATGGATATCTTGTGAAAATGCGCTAGAATAACAGTAAAATACTTCAAGCATTCACGAATTGACACAAAATATAATGCGCAAcataatttgatttcataGCATACTTTACTGAGTTGCTTCGTAAACATTGTGATGTGTTACCATCCTAAAACTTAAGTCAAAACCTTGAGCCATGGCTCGTAACAGCAAGCCGTCATCGGCAACACCAAACACCTTCATATACGCCGAGCAAAGGAAACTTAATGTGCTTTCAACCATGCCAAAATTTGATCGTACGCCTCAGCTTGTGCTTGCTTGATGTTCAATTGCTCGTAATCACCAAATACGGCAAACCCATGAGGAACTCCCGAATATGTCTTAAATTCATGTTCGATGTTGTTCTCATTCAAGTACGTCTTCCCAACCTCTTGAACTTCTTCGGAAAACAATTGGTCATCCTCGACACAAATAAATGCCAGTGGAACTTTGGTTCCTTCCCAATCCTCCTTGCCGACTAATGTTGCGTGAGCGATTGCGCCGGCCTTGATGTACGGCCCTTTCTTTTCAACGGCGGCTTCCTCGTCTTTCGCCGGTTGTTGACCCCAGTGAACGGCGTCTGATTTCTCGCCTGCAAGTAACAGAGTCATTCTTCCACCTAAGCAATACCCAACAGAATAGACGCCTCCTCCATTCGCTACTGCATCTGCGAATTCATCCTTTGCGGCTTCGATAACTTTGTGGATAATAGGTAGAATCTTTTCGGGTGTTTGTCTTGCGAGCCACATATCTGCCAAGAAACTCTTTGCTGCCTCTGCGGCGTGcatcttcaacttttcaatcaaaGAAGGATCCTTATCTTCTGCATAGGTTACGGAACCAGGTAATGGATCGTTATGGAACATATCGGGCATGATAACGAGGAAACCTTCACCAGCGAATTTATCGGcttggatttgattattgACCGAATGCATGCCTGTAGCGCCCGTAAGAAGTAGTAAGAGTTTCGATGGTGCATGAGGATATTCGCTGGGCTTGGAAATGTAAACGTCGACACCTCCAAGTTGTGTAGTTTCTCCAGATGAATTTTGTCCGGCAGCTATTTTCGTTagtaattgatttctttgatatccAGAAGATGCAAAATCAATGCGCAAGAGTACGAACGTGTTGGCCTATCCTTTACACAATGCTCCTTGTAGAAGTCAGTAAGATTCTTCCCATTCAGTGTCTCAAAGACGTACACCCAAACTCGCACCGCTTTGCGCTGGAGTATCTCCTGGAATTGGGCTTGGTTCGACTTGAGGAACCTCTTTTGAGTCCTCCATAGCATCGCTCTCTGGAGCTTTGGTAGCAGTTTCTTCGGCCATATTGTACGTCGTTCTGGATATTTGTAGGATAATGTTGTTCTGTCAACAAGGGAATGTATGGATCATATTTGGGCACTGAAGCTTGGCGGCGGGCGGGAGGCCACGTGAAGAGGGGCGGATGATTGAGAGCGGGGAGGCTTCGTGTTAGCGTGATATGATTAGGCTGCTAGCGCAGTGAAGCACGTTCCAAGACGCGTGAAATTCTAAATCAATTTACACGAACCGCGACTCATCATCAGGAAGGAAAAGTTGACAagtcaataataaatcaaagacTTGGTATACATTTGTTTTCAGGAGATCCAAGAATATTAAACTTATTGATAGCAATGGAGGTCGCAAAAGCTCAAATTACTCAAGGTGCATTGAAGTAAGTATATTCATTCAAGCCGTCTCTCCATTGCTAACTGCCGGAAGTGCTATCTTCAATGATACTGATCGAGTAATAAAAGATTTCCCGGTACCAGTATGCCAGGTAGTACAAGTCAAACCTATGGGTGCGGGTGTAGATGGACAAGCCGAAAGATTCAGACTCGTCGTGAGCGACATTCAAAACTTTGTACAGTGCATGCTTGCCACTCGTAAGTAGTACTGATGCTCTTTTACCTGAACTCTGCGAGAGCTATTTGACTGATGGCGAATTAGAGGCAAACCATGTAATCCACGACGGAAAGTTGACAAAAGGCTGCTTCATCCGTCTGAAGAACTACCAGGCGAATGAAGTCAAGGGAAAAAGGTTAGTAGACTTAAACGCTCTACTAAGAAATCGGTGCCTAATACTGCTCTTAGAATTCTGATTATTCTCGATATCGATGTTATCGAAAGCTTGGGCACTATGGAGAAGATTGGAGAACCAACCGCGGTCAAAGTCGAGGAGGATGTGAAGCCAACAAATACCAGCATCGCCGGAAGTGGCTTCTACGGAAACAAACCTCAACCCCAACAACCTGCAGCCCAAGATCGTGCACTCCCATCCCGCAACGGACCCTCTAGCTCCTCATCACACGCCACTATATATCCCATTGAGTCTTTATCGCCATATGCCCATAAATGGACAATCAAAGCAAGAGTTACAAGCAAGTCAGATATCAGAACATGGTCCAAGCCGAATAGTGAAGGAAAGCTCTTCAGCGTCAATCTTCTCGATGAGAGTGGCGAGATTAAGGCTACGGGTTTCAACGAACAGTGCGATGCTTTATATGAGACTTTTCAAGAAGGTAGCGTCTATTACATTACAAGTCCATGTCGTGTTCAAATCGCCAAGAAGCAATTCTCCAACATAAATAATGACTATGAGCTTATGTTCGAACGAGATACCCTGGTAGAGAAAGCTGAAGACCAAGATAACGTCCCTCAAGTACGATATAACTTTTCGAACATTGGAGATTTACAGTCTATTGAAAAAGACAGCACAGTTGATCTCATTGCTGTGCTCAAGGAAGTTGGAGAGATTTCAGAAATTACGTCGAAGACGACGAGCAAACCCTACAGCAAAAGAGAGTTAACCTTGGTTGATGAGACCGGATATTCCGTACGATTGACTATATGGGGCAAGACAGCAACCTCTTTTGATGCCAGTCCAGAGTCTGTCGTGGCTTTCAAGGGTGTCAAAGTTTCCGATTTCGGTGGTAGAAGTCTGAGCTTGTTATCTTCTGGCTCTATGTCTTTTGACCCAGATATTCAAGAAGCACACAAACTCAAGGGGTGGTATGACTCCCAAGGTCGTACTTCTAACTTTGCCTCTCATAGCAATTTGGCCAGTGCTGGAGCAGCAGGAGGCCGCCAAGATCCCATCAAGACCATCGCTCAAGTCAAGGACGAAGGTCTTGGAATGTCTGAGGAGAACACAGACTACTTCTCTTCTAGAGCCACCATCGTCTACATTAAACAAGATAACTTTTGCTACCCAGCTTGCCTCAACGAGAACTGCAACAAGAAAGTCGTTGACCAAAATGATGGTACCTGGCGCTGCGAGAAATGTAACCAAAGTCACCCCAAACCCGAATATCGCTATATTCTTGCCTTGAATGTCAACGATCATACGGGCCAAATGTGGTTAACGGCATTTGATGAAGTGGGAAGACTGATCATGGGAAAGAGTGCAGATGAGCTAATGGAGCTGAAGGAGAATGACCCACCAGCTATGGAGAGAGTGTTTGAGGATGCAAACTGCAAGATGATGACATTCAAGGTTCGATGCAAAACTGACACATATCAAGATCAAGCAAGGTACGTCAATTTTGACCCCACATATTAGTCTTGTGGATATGCGACTAACTATTACCATAGGGTTCGATATTCAGTCATGTCAGCCTTGGCTGTAAATTACGCTGCTGATGCTCTGAAGTTGGCGGAGTTGATCAAGGCGTACAACATTGATTAGATGTATATGGCTTGACATGTAGTATTATAGTCCGAGAAGAATAATGATAGCGTGGGAGAGGCAAGAGACTTTTTATCAATGACCATGATGAGCTTGATAATGGTACTTTACACTGTTTGGCGTTGCGCAgtcatttctcatttcgaTGTTCAATAGCATGATAGAGATTTGCactaaaaaaatataaaaaaatatgaCCACACACAATCCATGTTTATTAGCTTGCTATACTTGATTCTAGATTCATGGATTCATTTTCTCTATTTCATAGAATCATTCCTATCATATCTTCATAAGACGCCACCTTCCCATACGCCACTGCTTCCGATTTCTTCGAAAGGCTTTACTTTGTATCGCAACCCATCCATTGCCTTGGAGCAAACATCGCTTTTCACGATTGATCCATATGGCATCTTCCctagagaaagaaaacattGCCTGCTTCGTCACGAATCACCAAATGTTCCCGCTACACCCAAATTAAAATCACTATGACTCCATCATTATATCCTCGTCCTCAATTATAGAGTTCCAGTCCAAAGGTTCTGCTGTTCCGCCAGCGTTAGCAGCATTTTTCAGCTTTAGCTGGGCTTTCTGAGCACTGTCGATGTATCGCTTGTCATGTGTCAAAACTCTATCCGTGACTTTGATTTGTTTGGCTAATGATTGGATACGTCGAGTCGACGCAACTAGATCATTTTGAACTTGGGTTTCCGAAAGGACGGGCCCGGTTGGCGAGAACGCGACAACAGCATGTCCAGATTGATCTCGAATCATAGTTGCAGGCAAAGTACCTTCGGCGATCATGCTTTGTACAAGATCCTCAATCTGTTTGATTGAAGTCAACTTTCCACCAGTTTCTGCACTCATCGTAAGGCTCATGATATCCGCAGCTCCAATTTTCGAATAGACGTTGGCAAGATTACGGATCTGAAACTTTTGATAAGCAGCCAGAACACAGCAGACTAAACCGTAATTTGCATCGTCAGACCAGATCTGTCGGCCAAATTCGGCCTCGCTCTTCAGTCGTGCCGCTGATCCAGATTCAAAGATACCGGCAATAGCTTCGTATGGTTTCGCAATAATGTGGTATGTTTTAGCGGCAGCCACAGAAGTAGTTTTGGGAAGTTGGAGAACTTTTCCATATTGAAGAAGTCCAACAAGTAACCATTTTTTATATGCCTCGACCATAACGAGGCTCACGCTGTTGTCATTTGATGGATATATTATAGCGTTCTCCAACATCTCCAATGCAGCGTCCCATCTCTGTAAACCAATATAGATTGATCCACTGTAGTAGAAATACTCTAGAATCTCGAGAGGATTTAGT
Above is a genomic segment from Botrytis cinerea B05.10 chromosome 4, complete sequence containing:
- the Bcrfa1 gene encoding Bcrfa1 produces the protein MEVAKAQITQGALNAIFNDTDRVIKDFPVPVCQVVQVKPMGAGVDGQAERFRLVVSDIQNFVQCMLATQANHVIHDGKLTKGCFIRLKNYQANEVKGKRILIILDIDVIESLGTMEKIGEPTAVKVEEDVKPTNTSIAGSGFYGNKPQPQQPAAQDRALPSRNGPSSSSSHATIYPIESLSPYAHKWTIKARVTSKSDIRTWSKPNSEGKLFSVNLLDESGEIKATGFNEQCDALYETFQEGSVYYITSPCRVQIAKKQFSNINNDYELMFERDTLVEKAEDQDNVPQVRYNFSNIGDLQSIEKDSTVDLIAVLKEVGEISEITSKTTSKPYSKRELTLVDETGYSVRLTIWGKTATSFDASPESVVAFKGVKVSDFGGRSLSLLSSGSMSFDPDIQEAHKLKGWYDSQGRTSNFASHSNLASAGAAGGRQDPIKTIAQVKDEGLGMSEENTDYFSSRATIVYIKQDNFCYPACLNENCNKKVVDQNDGTWRCEKCNQSHPKPEYRYILALNVNDHTGQMWLTAFDEVGRLIMGKSADELMELKENDPPAMERVFEDANCKMMTFKVRCKTDTYQDQARVRYSVMSALAVNYAADALKLAELIKAYNID